In one Echinicola marina genomic region, the following are encoded:
- a CDS encoding TolC family protein: MMIAVGVPSLRGQSLSNQAQADTLRMDRVSCEAYLLQNSVMILAEKLEIEKALAQKWQAQLWPNPSLGIDEVNLWASPAQLGYFGEELPPLVGGFGKNLQMSMALEQLVQTAGKRRKLIAVEEVAVEQSEAYFKDFLRELKQSFRELLNQWEYLERNKALLSGQYESLSQLKAAMGKQVTLGNTGKAEYVRLMAAQLELKKALFETEEDLISLQQELTLLMNLPSGTILELELEEGFPELEKIVLVTLGELENRALQNRPDLRGALLEETMQEKQLAYEKSQRVPDLNLKVGYDRGGNFMLDFIGFGASIDLPFFDRNQGNIKRAQLNQQQAVFRSQHKQATVLAEVRTAYLSLMKEIEFYQDIDGQYDEELDGLLDNYTRNFSERNISLLEYLDFLEAYLENKEILLDTKRSIKDKIETLQSTIHGDI, translated from the coding sequence ATGATGATAGCGGTTGGTGTCCCAAGTCTTCGGGGCCAATCGCTGTCAAATCAGGCCCAGGCTGATACCCTCAGGATGGACAGGGTTTCCTGTGAGGCTTATCTTCTCCAAAATAGCGTCATGATTTTGGCCGAAAAGCTGGAGATTGAAAAAGCACTCGCCCAAAAATGGCAGGCCCAATTGTGGCCCAATCCTAGTTTGGGAATCGATGAAGTAAACCTTTGGGCATCGCCTGCGCAGCTGGGGTATTTTGGGGAGGAATTACCCCCTCTGGTTGGAGGATTTGGCAAAAACCTTCAAATGTCCATGGCGCTTGAGCAACTCGTTCAAACGGCAGGGAAGCGCAGAAAACTTATCGCGGTGGAGGAGGTTGCTGTTGAGCAATCAGAGGCCTATTTCAAGGATTTTCTCAGAGAACTCAAGCAGTCCTTTAGGGAACTGCTTAACCAATGGGAGTACTTGGAAAGGAACAAGGCCCTTTTGTCTGGACAATATGAATCCCTTTCCCAGTTAAAAGCCGCCATGGGCAAGCAAGTAACCCTTGGAAATACCGGTAAAGCGGAGTATGTACGGTTGATGGCTGCCCAATTGGAACTGAAGAAGGCCTTATTTGAAACAGAGGAAGACCTTATTTCCTTACAGCAAGAACTTACCCTACTCATGAACCTTCCCTCAGGAACCATACTGGAATTGGAGTTGGAAGAGGGCTTTCCAGAGCTTGAAAAAATAGTCCTAGTAACGCTTGGCGAATTGGAGAACAGAGCATTGCAAAACAGACCGGATCTTAGGGGAGCCTTGCTGGAGGAAACGATGCAAGAAAAGCAGTTGGCCTATGAAAAGTCACAGCGGGTTCCAGACCTGAACCTCAAGGTTGGGTACGATAGAGGAGGAAATTTTATGCTCGATTTTATTGGATTTGGGGCAAGTATCGATCTGCCATTTTTTGACCGTAACCAGGGTAATATCAAGCGGGCACAGCTCAACCAACAGCAGGCTGTGTTTCGGTCCCAACATAAGCAAGCCACTGTTTTGGCTGAAGTGCGCACGGCATACCTTTCCCTGATGAAGGAGATTGAGTTCTATCAAGACATAGACGGACAATATGACGAGGAGCTGGATGGGCTGTTGGATAATTACACCAGAAATTTCAGTGAAAGGAATATCAGCCTGCTGGAGTATTTGGATTTTTTGGAGGCCTATCTCGAAAACAAGGAAATCCTTCTGGATACCAAAAGGTCTATTAAAGACAAAATCGAAACATTGCAATCAACCATTCACGGGGATATTTAA
- a CDS encoding serine hydrolase domain-containing protein: protein MKYIFKISILLVLCISNSICSSAQKTSLPEYFNPSPDLSTMGIDEEEVTKIDSLLMAFVAHKKLNCVSAFIANGGDVVYKKAFGMKDVENQVPATIDDYYVLFSQTKAITTVAFMSLVEKGLVKVDDPVSKYFPEIPNEVVTKVHEDGTYETRPVKHPMTFAHLMSHSSGLNAGLVGQIRKNEGKKGGTPPGFGGRSIDRIPNGQHSFGGNYQSKYLEDEMLALVEYPLGFDPGTEWNYHVSSNMLGYMVERISGKPLREYVKETILDPLGMDETDWYYPPSSLSRFVKPYSAVDGKLEPGLTMYAEGAVSKQQTYCEGAIGLNGPIEDYAKFCQMLLNKGEFNGKRILKPETIELMTTKNQLPSDNSGGKGFQFGLGFELHNDMKKPVPAVSNTAFAWGGMLGTAYIIDPENDLVALFYMNMYKAEPLYPLFLEKAYALID, encoded by the coding sequence ATGAAATATATTTTTAAGATTTCAATATTATTGGTCTTGTGCATATCCAATAGTATTTGTTCAAGTGCACAAAAAACAAGCCTTCCCGAGTATTTTAACCCATCTCCTGATTTGTCTACAATGGGAATAGATGAAGAGGAGGTAACAAAGATTGATAGCTTGTTAATGGCTTTTGTAGCGCATAAAAAGTTGAACTGTGTGTCAGCATTTATAGCAAATGGAGGAGATGTGGTTTACAAAAAGGCCTTTGGAATGAAGGATGTTGAAAATCAAGTTCCAGCTACTATTGATGATTACTATGTATTGTTTTCTCAGACCAAGGCCATTACCACAGTAGCTTTTATGAGCCTTGTGGAAAAAGGCTTGGTCAAGGTAGATGACCCTGTGTCCAAGTATTTTCCTGAAATTCCCAATGAAGTGGTCACCAAAGTGCATGAAGATGGTACCTATGAAACCAGGCCAGTAAAGCACCCGATGACCTTTGCCCACCTGATGTCTCATTCATCAGGTTTAAATGCGGGATTGGTAGGACAAATTCGCAAAAATGAAGGTAAAAAAGGAGGTACGCCTCCCGGATTTGGAGGAAGGAGTATCGACCGTATTCCAAATGGACAGCACAGCTTTGGTGGAAACTATCAATCTAAATACCTCGAGGATGAAATGCTTGCCCTGGTTGAATACCCACTGGGTTTTGACCCTGGAACGGAATGGAACTATCATGTTAGCAGCAATATGTTAGGGTATATGGTGGAGCGTATTTCTGGAAAGCCATTAAGGGAGTATGTGAAAGAGACCATATTGGACCCATTGGGAATGGATGAAACCGATTGGTATTACCCTCCCAGTAGCTTGTCACGGTTTGTCAAACCTTATAGCGCAGTGGATGGTAAGTTAGAACCTGGTTTAACGATGTACGCTGAAGGAGCGGTGAGTAAACAACAAACTTATTGTGAGGGTGCTATAGGACTGAACGGGCCCATTGAAGATTATGCCAAGTTCTGTCAAATGTTGTTGAACAAGGGTGAATTTAACGGTAAAAGAATCTTAAAGCCGGAAACTATAGAATTGATGACGACGAAAAATCAGCTTCCATCTGATAATTCAGGAGGCAAGGGATTTCAGTTTGGTTTGGGCTTCGAACTCCATAATGATATGAAAAAACCGGTTCCAGCAGTTTCCAATACCGCTTTTGCATGGGGAGGGATGCTGGGCACTGCTTACATCATAGATCCTGAAAATGACTTGGTAGCGCTATTTTATATGAATATGTACAAAGCAGAGCCATTGTATCCATTGTTTTTGGAAAAGGCTTATGCACTTATTGACTAA
- a CDS encoding efflux RND transporter periplasmic adaptor subunit, with protein sequence MEVYRNIKNYRFLAVLLLSTLVACGPREMTKPDVQSPRLCLEGKLKEGTRLVRAEKVKIKESLPLTGKIEPDPDRVIHFTSLVSGVVTKTYFSLGEQVAAGQLLMDIVSPELSALQADKKRLESEIRVAKRQLEAKKSMYEDRLASESDFMEAESLQLSLEAELEKVNANLSLYRASPERSVFQVFAPSAGVVTAKNITAGMQIVADDTPLFTLADLDAVWAMVNIYAGNLSQIHQGMPAAVSSLSYPDDVFSGQIDHLSEIFQNQEKVLKGRVVLDNQNHRLKPGMVVDVTVANERDETAISIPSNALVFDNSTYYAVIYKDDCDLRVKNIQLLLMNEGIAYVKSGLEEGEQVVAANQLLIYEQLKNQPNH encoded by the coding sequence ATGGAAGTGTACAGAAATATAAAAAATTATCGGTTTTTGGCCGTTTTGTTGTTGTCCACGCTAGTTGCTTGTGGTCCTCGGGAAATGACTAAACCAGATGTCCAAAGCCCAAGGCTATGCCTGGAAGGAAAGCTCAAGGAAGGAACGCGTCTGGTCAGGGCGGAGAAGGTGAAAATCAAAGAATCCCTGCCCCTGACGGGGAAAATAGAGCCTGATCCCGATAGGGTGATCCACTTTACAAGCCTTGTAAGCGGGGTAGTGACCAAAACTTATTTTTCCTTGGGAGAACAAGTAGCAGCAGGCCAGTTGTTGATGGACATTGTCAGCCCAGAGCTTAGCGCCCTTCAAGCAGACAAAAAGCGGTTGGAAAGTGAAATCAGGGTAGCAAAACGACAACTAGAAGCCAAAAAGTCAATGTATGAGGACAGACTTGCCTCAGAGAGTGACTTCATGGAGGCAGAGAGCCTCCAGCTTTCACTGGAGGCTGAGTTGGAGAAAGTCAATGCTAATCTATCCCTATACCGCGCCAGTCCCGAACGGAGTGTCTTTCAGGTCTTCGCTCCTTCGGCTGGTGTGGTTACGGCTAAGAATATCACCGCTGGAATGCAGATTGTAGCCGATGATACCCCATTATTCACTTTGGCAGACTTGGATGCGGTATGGGCCATGGTCAATATTTATGCAGGCAACCTTTCCCAGATCCACCAAGGGATGCCAGCAGCCGTTTCGTCCTTGTCTTATCCGGATGATGTTTTTTCAGGACAGATTGATCACCTCTCGGAAATATTCCAAAATCAAGAAAAGGTGCTGAAAGGAAGGGTAGTGCTGGACAATCAAAACCACCGGCTGAAACCAGGAATGGTAGTGGATGTTACTGTGGCCAATGAACGGGACGAGACGGCCATCAGCATTCCTTCCAATGCCCTTGTTTTCGATAACAGCACCTACTACGCAGTCATCTATAAGGATGATTGTGACCTCCGCGTCAAGAACATCCAATTGCTATTGATGAACGAGGGAATAGCGTACGTTAAAAGTGGCTTAGAGGAAGGCGAACAAGTAGTGGCCGCTAACCAGCTCTTGATCTATGAACAGCTAAAAAACCAGCCTAACCACTAA
- a CDS encoding efflux RND transporter permease subunit, producing the protein MHKLVQQIVAFSLRNTVLVFFAILLLVVAGIVSYTKTPIEAFPDVTNTRARIITQWPGRSAEEVEKFITLPISKVMNTVPKKTSVRSISLFGLSVVTIGFDQSDDFYAQQYVANKLQSVNLPDGADAEIEPPSGATGEIYRYVLRSNRPIKEITALHDWVVERELLAVPGIADIVSFGGEEKIYEIKINPTELANYDLSPLDVFEAVGNSNVNVGGDVVERGDQAYVVRGIGLLDHIDDIGNIIVEENQGTPVLVKHVASVEVSAKPRLGQVGLQDEDDLVQGIVIMLRGENPNEVIGRLKEKITELNSRILPKDVKIEPFVDRTELVDITVNTVTKNLVEGIILVSIVVFIFLYNWRMTVIVASVIPLAFLFAIIMLKILGMPANLISMGSLDFGLLLEGTLVISETVFVSLERKAHHLGMERFNKISKSGIIKRSAGSVASYIFFALIILIVALMPIFSFQKVEGKMFTPLAYTLGFALLGSLILSLTYVPDMCKVMLTKDIVEKDNRITRGSREGLYRLYLWSAKNKQATIAVFGVLLIASIVGFSRHGSEFLPKLNEGAIYARATLPNSVSLTESVRITKEMKEKVRSFEEVKFVLTQTGRPNDGTDPTGFFNIEFHVQLYPEGDWERDISKDELIGEIRKELSIYPGVVLGFSQPIQDNVEEYVAGVKSSLVVKIFGHDLFELEEYADQVAKALEGVEGIEDLNVYKNIGLPELRIQLHDHKMARYGVNVADAQAVVSMAIGGQAATNFYEGERIFDVRVRYEENYRDNEDRIREILIPAMDGGKVPLKEIATVDFHTGPAFIYREDNSRYIGIGFSIEGRDLGSTIQEAKQRVAQKVDFPAHLTTVWAGEFESKERATRQLALIVPVSILLIMFLLYMNFQGNIKDTLVSFLTIPFAFIGGYLSLWLTGTTFGISAGIGFIILFGVATIDGIVLIGNIKQQLMDRVPLKEAIASGVYSRIRPILMIALMGAMGLLPAALSTGMGSEVQKPLAIMIVGGLIVCMLLSLTVLPQVYYMAYKNDKQYN; encoded by the coding sequence ATGCATAAACTGGTCCAGCAAATTGTTGCTTTTTCCCTTAGAAATACCGTACTGGTCTTCTTTGCCATTCTACTGTTGGTAGTAGCAGGAATCGTTTCCTATACCAAAACCCCGATAGAGGCTTTTCCAGATGTGACTAATACGCGGGCACGGATCATTACCCAGTGGCCAGGAAGGAGTGCTGAAGAGGTCGAGAAGTTTATCACCCTGCCCATTTCAAAGGTGATGAATACGGTGCCAAAGAAGACTTCGGTAAGGTCCATTTCTTTATTTGGACTTTCCGTGGTCACCATCGGTTTTGATCAATCCGATGACTTTTACGCCCAACAGTATGTGGCCAATAAGCTACAGTCCGTAAATCTTCCGGATGGGGCGGATGCTGAAATAGAGCCGCCATCTGGAGCTACAGGAGAGATATACCGATATGTTTTGCGCAGCAATCGACCTATCAAAGAAATCACCGCATTGCATGATTGGGTGGTGGAAAGGGAATTGCTAGCGGTTCCGGGAATAGCCGACATTGTGAGTTTTGGAGGAGAGGAGAAAATCTATGAAATCAAGATTAATCCTACCGAACTGGCGAATTACGACCTTTCTCCGCTCGATGTATTCGAAGCTGTGGGCAATAGTAATGTGAACGTAGGTGGGGATGTGGTCGAGCGTGGCGATCAGGCTTATGTGGTTCGGGGGATAGGATTATTGGATCATATTGATGATATCGGCAATATCATCGTCGAAGAAAACCAAGGAACTCCAGTGCTCGTCAAACATGTGGCTTCCGTAGAGGTCTCCGCCAAGCCCCGATTAGGGCAAGTGGGGCTTCAGGACGAAGACGATCTGGTCCAAGGGATCGTGATCATGCTCAGGGGAGAAAACCCCAATGAAGTGATTGGACGCCTGAAGGAAAAAATCACTGAACTCAACTCCAGGATACTTCCTAAAGATGTGAAAATTGAACCGTTTGTGGACCGGACAGAACTGGTGGACATCACGGTAAATACCGTGACCAAAAACTTGGTAGAAGGGATCATCCTGGTGTCCATTGTAGTCTTCATATTCCTGTACAATTGGCGGATGACCGTAATCGTGGCTAGTGTTATTCCCTTGGCATTCCTCTTTGCGATCATCATGCTGAAAATCTTAGGAATGCCGGCCAATTTAATATCCATGGGCTCCCTAGACTTTGGTCTGCTGCTGGAAGGGACATTGGTGATTTCCGAAACAGTCTTCGTCAGCCTGGAGCGGAAAGCACACCACTTGGGCATGGAGCGGTTTAATAAGATTTCGAAATCCGGAATTATCAAAAGAAGTGCTGGCAGCGTAGCCTCCTACATCTTTTTTGCCCTGATCATTTTGATCGTGGCCTTGATGCCCATATTCTCATTTCAGAAGGTGGAAGGCAAGATGTTTACCCCTTTGGCCTATACCTTGGGCTTTGCACTGCTAGGTTCCCTTATCCTTAGCCTTACTTATGTGCCGGACATGTGCAAGGTCATGCTGACCAAGGACATTGTGGAGAAGGACAACCGGATTACCAGGGGGAGCAGGGAAGGATTGTACCGATTGTACTTATGGAGTGCCAAAAACAAACAGGCGACCATCGCGGTATTTGGAGTGCTGCTGATAGCCAGTATCGTAGGCTTTTCCAGGCATGGATCCGAATTCCTGCCGAAACTGAATGAAGGAGCGATCTATGCTAGGGCCACGCTTCCCAACAGCGTAAGCCTTACCGAATCTGTCAGGATCACCAAGGAAATGAAGGAAAAGGTGCGGTCCTTTGAGGAGGTGAAGTTTGTGCTCACTCAGACGGGAAGGCCAAATGACGGTACCGACCCTACAGGCTTTTTTAACATCGAGTTTCATGTCCAGCTGTATCCTGAGGGAGATTGGGAACGGGACATCTCCAAAGATGAACTGATTGGGGAAATAAGAAAAGAGTTGTCTATTTATCCTGGGGTTGTGCTCGGCTTTAGTCAACCCATTCAGGATAACGTGGAGGAATATGTCGCTGGGGTGAAAAGCTCTTTGGTCGTCAAAATATTCGGACATGACCTTTTCGAACTGGAAGAATATGCTGACCAAGTGGCCAAGGCTTTGGAAGGAGTAGAGGGCATTGAAGACCTGAATGTGTACAAGAATATTGGACTGCCAGAGCTTCGTATCCAACTGCACGACCATAAAATGGCGAGGTATGGCGTAAATGTGGCTGATGCCCAGGCAGTGGTGTCCATGGCCATCGGTGGACAAGCGGCAACCAATTTTTACGAGGGTGAAAGGATCTTTGATGTCCGTGTCAGGTATGAAGAAAATTACCGGGACAATGAGGACAGGATAAGGGAAATCCTTATACCGGCGATGGATGGAGGCAAGGTTCCCCTCAAGGAAATTGCCACGGTGGATTTCCATACGGGACCGGCTTTTATCTATCGGGAGGATAACAGCAGGTATATTGGAATCGGATTCAGTATCGAAGGGCGGGACCTTGGTAGCACCATTCAAGAAGCCAAGCAACGCGTAGCGCAAAAAGTTGATTTCCCTGCGCACCTTACCACGGTATGGGCGGGAGAATTCGAAAGCAAGGAGCGTGCTACCCGGCAATTGGCCTTGATCGTACCCGTTTCGATTCTCTTGATCATGTTTTTGCTATACATGAATTTTCAAGGGAATATCAAGGATACCTTGGTGTCTTTCTTGACCATTCCATTTGCATTTATTGGGGGTTATTTATCCCTATGGTTGACGGGAACTACCTTTGGGATTTCGGCTGGAATCGGGTTTATCATCTTATTCGGAGTGGCCACCATTGATGGAATTGTCCTCATTGGTAACATCAAGCAGCAACTTATGGATCGTGTTCCACTGAAAGAGGCCATCGCCAGTGGGGTTTATTCCAGGATTAGGCCGATTTTGATGATCGCATTGATGGGGGCAATGGGCCTGTTGCCTGCAGCACTGTCCACAGGGATGGGGTCGGAAGTCCAAAAACCATTGGCCATCATGATCGTGGGAGGGCTGATCGTATGCATGTTACTTTCGCTGACCGTTCTTCCACAGGTATATTACATGGCCTATAAGAATGATAAGCAATATAATTAA
- a CDS encoding HAMP domain-containing sensor histidine kinase produces MTIRNKILRYFSISIIPLLGVCLLMVYLVFDGYRQEEFRQRQQEKITSTLAYLSAFTEMDSEMLKSFNRTVIDSMLNEKLLIFDAGKSLVYRSLDDTQIGSVDMILGRLSPNTTQISLREGDYEVLGMYFESVGKSYYGIYKAYDEFGYTKLYFLRNILLGTFIAISVLLFVMTFLLSKHIAAPIHQVAMAIQQYKIGAKSFRLDMKGGSREVEVLINKFNELLDRIDLALMFQKNATHHISHELKTPLAVLVSNFEKMEQMEDDRELKDLLTKQKYMTMGISEVINVLLEISKKDTGTGLEEKRLRVDELLFDLCEELSVIYPDFMFSIDFGSSIEDPETLVFSGSESLIRAALSNLLTNCIRYGHSGMANILVAVRQETLSIEFTNKGETLSKKEVRSLFKPYFRGVNSKGILGNGLGLALVKKIMEVYEGDITYSIPEKNTNKFTLRLPLR; encoded by the coding sequence ATGACCATTCGAAACAAAATATTACGTTACTTTTCCATCAGCATCATTCCTCTATTGGGCGTTTGCCTTTTAATGGTTTATCTGGTCTTTGATGGGTATCGGCAAGAGGAATTTCGCCAAAGACAACAAGAAAAAATCACTTCCACGTTGGCATATTTGTCAGCTTTCACCGAGATGGATTCTGAAATGCTGAAGAGCTTTAACAGGACTGTGATCGATTCCATGCTGAATGAAAAGTTACTCATTTTTGATGCGGGCAAGTCGCTTGTTTATAGGTCATTGGATGATACCCAAATTGGTTCCGTGGACATGATATTGGGTAGATTGTCTCCAAATACCACCCAAATCAGCCTCAGGGAAGGGGACTATGAAGTGCTCGGGATGTATTTTGAATCGGTAGGTAAATCCTATTATGGAATTTACAAAGCCTATGACGAATTTGGGTATACGAAATTGTATTTTTTAAGAAATATCCTCTTAGGTACCTTTATTGCCATTTCCGTCTTGTTGTTTGTCATGACATTCTTGCTTTCCAAGCATATAGCTGCTCCCATCCACCAGGTGGCCATGGCCATTCAACAATATAAAATCGGAGCCAAAAGCTTTAGATTGGACATGAAGGGTGGTTCCAGAGAGGTAGAAGTGCTCATTAACAAGTTCAATGAGCTGCTGGATCGCATAGACCTGGCGTTGATGTTCCAGAAAAATGCCACGCATCATATTTCCCATGAACTCAAAACACCACTGGCGGTACTGGTGTCCAATTTCGAGAAAATGGAACAAATGGAGGATGATCGTGAGCTGAAAGACTTGCTGACAAAGCAGAAATACATGACCATGGGAATCTCCGAGGTGATCAATGTCTTGCTGGAGATATCAAAAAAAGATACTGGCACTGGGCTGGAAGAAAAAAGGTTAAGGGTGGATGAGTTGCTTTTTGACCTGTGCGAAGAATTGTCGGTCATTTATCCGGACTTTATGTTTTCAATAGATTTTGGAAGCAGTATCGAAGACCCTGAAACATTGGTGTTTTCAGGAAGTGAATCATTGATCCGTGCGGCATTGTCAAACCTTCTTACCAACTGCATTAGATATGGGCACAGCGGCATGGCCAATATTCTGGTGGCGGTAAGGCAAGAGACCTTGTCCATCGAATTCACCAACAAAGGAGAAACCCTTTCCAAAAAAGAAGTGAGGTCCCTGTTCAAGCCCTATTTTAGAGGTGTCAACAGTAAGGGCATTTTGGGCAATGGTCTTGGACTGGCCTTGGTCAAAAAGATCATGGAGGTTTATGAAGGAGATATAACCTATTCCATCCCAGAAAAGAACACCAATAAATTCACCTTGCGGTTGCCTTTAAGGTAA
- a CDS encoding bile acid:sodium symporter family protein: MLSRLQKVGLNGFFLTLLIMILIAYLIPGLGADHSPVPWTKMIAIGNALIFFFYGVKLDPKQLKAAIGNWKLHLVIQLTTFLVFPLLVWFVFILVGKPAGAIWLGVMYLAALPSTVSSSVVMVNIARGNVPAAIFNASISSLVGILITPLWMELFMDHDGSGQAFDFIPTITKLGIQILMPFFLGLLMHGQLKTWAKAYGGYLKRFDQGVILTIVFTSFSNAFFDNMFEGMPAAILVVLGIGMAVLFLLVISVMGGIARQMKLPFEDRVTLMFCGSKKSLVHGAIMGSVLFPDPAVLGIVLLPLMLYHALQLLMGSALAGYFSKREEYLEEK, from the coding sequence ATGCTCAGTAGGTTGCAAAAAGTAGGGTTAAACGGTTTCTTTTTGACACTCTTGATCATGATCCTCATAGCTTATCTCATTCCTGGTTTAGGTGCCGATCACAGTCCGGTTCCATGGACCAAAATGATTGCGATAGGCAATGCCCTGATCTTCTTTTTCTATGGGGTAAAGCTGGATCCAAAGCAGTTGAAGGCAGCTATTGGCAACTGGAAGCTGCATCTTGTCATCCAATTGACCACCTTTCTGGTTTTTCCGCTACTTGTTTGGTTTGTGTTTATTTTAGTGGGGAAGCCAGCTGGAGCGATATGGTTGGGAGTAATGTACCTTGCTGCACTTCCTTCCACTGTATCCTCCTCGGTGGTTATGGTCAATATTGCCCGTGGAAATGTCCCTGCTGCCATATTTAATGCGAGCATATCCAGTTTAGTGGGAATCTTAATTACACCTTTATGGATGGAGCTTTTTATGGACCATGATGGGAGTGGCCAAGCATTTGATTTTATACCTACCATTACAAAACTAGGTATACAAATTCTGATGCCCTTTTTTCTAGGATTGTTAATGCATGGCCAATTGAAGACATGGGCAAAAGCGTATGGAGGGTATTTGAAACGATTTGATCAAGGAGTGATCCTGACCATTGTATTTACTTCTTTTTCTAATGCTTTCTTTGACAATATGTTTGAAGGGATGCCAGCTGCTATACTAGTCGTTCTTGGCATAGGAATGGCTGTATTGTTTTTATTGGTTATATCGGTCATGGGAGGTATTGCCCGTCAAATGAAATTACCTTTTGAAGATCGGGTGACGTTGATGTTCTGCGGATCAAAAAAATCATTGGTCCATGGGGCCATTATGGGAAGTGTCCTGTTTCCAGATCCAGCAGTTTTGGGCATCGTCCTGTTACCTCTGATGTTATACCATGCGCTGCAATTGCTTATGGGGAGTGCATTGGCTGGGTATTTTAGTAAGCGAGAGGAATATTTAGAAGAGAAATAA